Part of the Vigna angularis cultivar LongXiaoDou No.4 chromosome 1, ASM1680809v1, whole genome shotgun sequence genome, attataatataatctctattattataataattatatttaaaaatagaagtaataataataaaaataaaaaactaataatataaaatctaatttaaaatatttaaatatattaaattatattaatattgaattatattaaataattactaaaatttaaataacaaaaagatttaaaaaaatttgtttatcggATATCCAAACCGATAACATATGTTAATGTCGTagacaatgattttttttaattttagttttatttaaaatttcataattgtttaaatttattaaatttttaatatgatttaatatatttttatattttaataataactacaatataatttatattataataatagttatattaaaaaataaatatacaattaaaataaaaagtaataattaaataaaaaataaaataaataagaataacattaatataaaatttaattgaatatatttaaatatattaaaatattaaattaaattaaattattattaaacttaaatcacactaaattttaaaaaaactttgttCTTATTAAAATCATTAACGGATTTAGATATatgataaacaattttttaaaaaatttattttttatttaaaatttaatttaaaattttaatattatttatagtatttttatattttaataatttttaaaatacaatttatatttttataataattttattaaaaaaattataattcaaaataactaaaattagaataataacacaaaaataagaataaaaaagataatttaaaatttgatttaatatatttaaatatatgaaactatattaaaatattaaattaaattaaataattattaaattttaaataaaggacaaaattttaaaaaaattatttattatcatttaaaaaaatatattaacggACTTGGATATCCGATTagtaaatctttttaaaatttttacttttatttagagtttaatgattctttaatttaatttaatattttaatatatttaaatatattatattacattttataatattttttattttcattattaatattttttattatttctttaatataattgttataataataaaattaaattttaataaatattaagatataaataatatattaaataatgttaaatttaaattaaactagattattactaaattttaaatctaaaaataaaattttaaaaatttatgaattgaattttaaaatttataggaatttcaaaatttgttagaGGTACAAAATAACgttaataagaaagaaaaagaataaaattaaatattaaggTAAACGATGGAATTTCCGAAAAAGTTGGAGATTGAGAGTTAGATGTTAAAGATGTAAGTAGTGATGGCATAGGATCGAGTCGAGCACAGATAGTGCTTACCCGCAACCCAACCCGCAAGTAAAAATCTGACTCGTAACTCGCTCACTACATGTGTGGATACCCGCTTAGACAATATCGGAGGATATTTTGAAACCTATAGATACccgcaaaaaaataaaataaaaaaatattttatacatttttaaaataaaatttaggtttaaaccctcccttggtcctcaaatttatatgaaaatctcaattggatcctcaagtttttttctgtctcaattgggtcatattttttgtaaaagtgaGCATATTTTGCCATAACCGTTAAGTGGTGtgagacggcgttaaatttttGTGAGCTGGATTTTTTCATTTACTGACGTGGCATTGTGCATTAAAATTGAAAGGCCACGTGGTGATGTTTTGACTAGAACCAGATCTTCTCCTCCCTCCCCCTCTGCTTCCTTCCATCGGCGCCACCCACCATCTACAACACAATCACAGACCACTGGAAAACACGGACCATGTAGCCAGTTGGCATTCCTAGATTCTTGTAGGAAAAGATATCCCTCTCTGACATATGAGGTTCGTGTGCTTGAGAAGGAACTTGAGATCCGGAATGAGGAGAGGGAGTTTTGTCCATCGTCTTGCTGGATTTGGAAAGATCTAGGGTTAGGGTTTTCTCAAATTGGggcttttgttgttttgttgaatttcttttagGAAATTTCAATTCATTGAACAATTAGGATTCTCCTGTTTGATTACGTTGAATTAGAGGTCTTAATTGTCCGATTCAGCCCTGCATATAATTTGAAGGAGACTAGGTTAAGTGACAATGTGGGGTGATGATGGTCTGGAGTTCGGGATCCCATTAATGGATACTCATGCATTTGCGGAAGAAATTTACTCAAGAGCTCCTCGCCAATCGTCTGGTTTAAATCAATATCAGAAACAAGAGAGAGAAGTTGTAATGTTGGCCAGGAAGCAGAAGTCTTACACAATTTTGAAGGGTGATGACGATAGTGACGATGAATCTGTGGATAAATCTTCAGTAACTACTACTTCATCTAGAAGGTCtaacaatcataaaaaaagacGTTTAAGGAAGAAAATTGAAGTTCAAGATGACCAAGACGATGAGATGATTTTGAGAAAGGAAAGCGAGAGACAAGTGAAGAGAACTTCCcctgatgatgataatgattcGGAGTTTGAAGAAGAGAGGTTGAAAGATCAAAGAGAGAAGGAGGAATTAGAGCAGCATATGACTGAACataaaaggcttaatacctgtttttgtccctctttttaAGGGAAATGTTCACTTTCAtcctacctttttcaaaaagttcaatgtggtcccacgttgtgaaaaaagtgtccaagttaatccttttttgtcacggcgttaaatatttaacgatcctgCTGCCAGCTAGGACTGATGTGTGCAACGTGGCTTTTTACCTGCGTAACGTGGCAGTTGACGTGGCAGTGGCAGTGATTAAAAAATTCTGAGTTAGGGTTTGAAGAGCAAGTGATGAGAACAGAGAGTGTAATTTTGCCGTCGAAGCCCCTGGTTGAAGAAGCATCAATGGAGAATCCTCCCACGGCCTTTTTTTGCTGGctctgtttttcctttttaaacaCTGAAAACAGGTATATTGTTGTTAGGTGTAAGAATTACAAGAACTTGACAATTAAATGTAGAATAGAGTAGTGTGGAGCTTCCTTTTTCGGGTTCGGATGATCCTGATATCCAAAATACATTTCTCTATAAACTGTGTCAGGTAGGCACTGTGTCCTACCATGATTGGGATAAAGACATGAACTCATAGTCGTGTTTGTTTGAATAACTTATTGTGGGATGTattcttgaaaataaaaactgcatgagtcatttatatattttatggaaCTATTTATTTGATGAGGTTCTGATAGAGTTCTTTCCTCCCGTCCCCCTCCTTTTTTCAGCAGAAAACCTTGGAACATTTTAGGAATATTATTCTGCTATCTTCCCCCCAGGTATTACCTTTTCTTCTTGTCTTGTATCTTGTAATAAATTTGAGGAATTTTATCAATTCTCACTCTAATCAGAAATTGGGTTGTTATACATTAGCATTGGCATTATCATTCACGAGTTTAATACAAGTCTGTAAAGTTGGTCTTTGTTTGTGGATCTGTAAAGTTACATaatgaagtaaattttttacaGTATACTTGATTTTTTAGTACTAAGATTTTTTAGCGTGGAAGCTAGAGTGTGGTAATGTATTATTCTGAAGGAGATCCTCTCATGCCGTGCAAGTAGCAGTGGGGTTCTCTTTGTTCTCCCTCTTTTCTCTGTTCGAGCTTGACGTTGCAGGAGATCCTCATCCTCTCTGTTCTGGTTCGCGGGCGCAGTGGTCATGACCGTAGCATCTCTAGCGACTACGCAGCACAAGGGTTTCTGTTCTCGCATTTCTTTTGACTCACGATTGGTTTTTCGAGTTTGGGTTTTCTTTTTACAGGAACTCTTCTTCTTTCCAAAATTCcttcttttgattcttctttttacaCTGCCACTGCCACGTCAACTGCCACGTTACGCAGGTAAAAAGTCACGTTGCACACATCAGTCCTAGCTGGCAGcaggatcgttaaatatttaacgccgtgaccaaaaaggattaacttggacacttttttcacaacgagggaccacattgaactttttgaaaaaggtaggacgaaagtgaacatttcccttaaaaagagggacaaaaacagGTATTAAGCCAACATAAAATTATCAcgaaaggaggaagaagatgcaATTCGAAGATCTCGTGTCGCAGAGCAGGATGATATTCAAGATTTGAGAAAGGTTTCAAGAGGCAAGAATACTTAAAGAAAAGGGAGGAAAAGAAATTACAAGAACTGAGAGGTGATATAGAAGATGAGCAATATTTGTTTGGAGGCGTGAAGCTTTCAGAAGCAGAATATCATGAACTGAGGTACAAGAAAGAGATATATCACCACGTGGCCTTTCAATTTTAGTGCACAATGCCACGtcagtaaatgaaaaaaatccaGCTCACACCAATTTAACGCCGTCTCACAACACTTAACGGTTATGGCACAATGTGCtcacttttacaaaaaatatgacccaattgagacagaaaaAAACTTGAGGACCCAACTGAGATTTTCATATAAACTCgaggaccaagggagggtttaaacctaaaatttaaataaaattacaaaaaatatatataatataatataaattaaattaagtacaaattaaaatttaattttaattaaatttaacataataaaatataattttattttatttttaattaaatttaattaaaaaatatataaattaatttgtttttattattttttgcgaGTAACGGATACCCACGAGTCCGATAGTATACTTCTCGTACCTGATCAATTTAGAAgcagatattaaaatattcactaCCTATTACCCGCGGATAATAACTATCTGTTGCGGATTTTACCTGCTGCGGATTTTACATACGGATACTCGTATTCGaggatttttttgtcatccctagaTGTAAGGTAAAACACcctaataaaattgaaaaatactACCCTCTCTGTGCATTTCGAAAATagtgatgtaaaaaaaattcctttaaaagtatttaatagataaaattttAGGCTAAAGCATCTTTAATTGTCTTAaaataggattaaatatgtttttagtccctatacTATCAAGCGActttgtttttagtctctctttcaaactaaggtaCTTTTTAGTCCTTATCCTTTaggaaaacataatttttcatccaaaaaaCGAACGGCGTTAAGTAGAGGTTGAACTGGCTAACGTTTGGCCATGTCTTCAGACAGATTTCCTTGCTAACTTTTGGCACGTGTGATTGGATGTTTGATGACATGTCTTCAGAGAGATGAGGTTGTGAAAGAAATTAGGGTTCTTGGGATTTATTTACGCGAATGAGATTTGCTTTCGCAATTGTTGTGGCTCGACTGAAAAAATTAGGGTTCGTGTTCAGACGAAAGAGAAGAATGAACTTACATCACCAAATACAACAatgctgaagaagatgaaatccAACCTTCTACTCTTGAACCTTATTTCCCGTCGTTGCTCTTCACCCTTCAGACCACTCGAGTCACAACAATCGTCAAAGCAAATCGATGGAACACGAACCCTAATTTCTTTCACCCGAGCCACAGCAATCGCGAAAGCAAATCTCATTCGCGTAAATAAATCCCAAGAACCCTAATTTTTTTCACAGTCTCATCTCTCTGAAGACATGTAATCAAACATCCAATCACACATGCCAAAAGTTAGCAAGGATCTCTCTGAAGACATGTAATCAAACATCCAATCACACATGCCAAAATTTAGCAAGGAAATTTATCTGAAGACGTGACCAGACGTTAGCCAGCTTAGCCTCTACTTAATGCCATTCGTTTTTTAGAACgaaaaattatgttttcctAAAGGATAAAGACCAAAAAGTACTTAAGTTTGAAAgaggaactaaaaacaaaatcacttgataatttagagactaaaatgatatttaaccctttaaaatattatatactatCAATATTTCACCACAAGAACTTGGTAAAAAACATTGTCAttcataatttgaaaaaaaaagtcttaacCACTCAAGTTACAAGAATATCACTGAAATACAGTTACATCAAACCTTATAACCaaagttttgaaataataaataaataaaataaccacATTTGAAATGGATTTTCAACGTCTGGAATTTTTTGGTTCAATTGTAATCATGATTTCTAAACTATTTCCCACAATTTAAGCCCATCTATCTGCTTAGGGATCTCTACTACCAAAGGATTTAACCAGAATCCAATGAACAGGCAGCAACTGTAAGTTATTCTCAACCATGATATCAGACAGTGACAACATTTTCTGATCTGAATACATGTCTCCGGACAAAGGCCAAAATAATGATTCGCCTCATAATAAGAGTACAGTTACAACGAAAATATTGCAGGGctaaaaataataactgaagGTCAACATATACAAAAGACACATGATCAAGACATGCACCTAAAGACAaactaaaaacagaaaaatacgGCAAATATCAGAGTGGAGAACTGTGTGGGAGCATTATCAGCACCTGGTTATTTTCTACCTTCTCTGAGGACCCACTGATGTACAGCATACTAGTTGTATCCAGTATGGTCTGCTCTTGACCttccttttttctctcttgatgTCCGCAGGATATCTTGCTGGAGAGTTCCATTCTTTTGCAACCTCTCCTTTTACCACTTGGGCTGCAGGGGATTCAGGACCCAGAATGGAGTTAACAGTGGTCAATCCAGAACCATTCTTTTCCGAAACTTTACTAGTCTTCTCAGCCCCTGAGTTTTCAACTGATTTTGGAGATTTTGGCTTGTTGCTATGGGCAGCCTCACCCAAGAGGCTCTTCAGAGGTGTGTGCTCCTTACTGGTGCTCCAGTTTGTCACCTTGGCTATTATTTCTTCATTCCTCTTCCTCTCTTGAGACTCACCAACAACCTGATTTATAGTGGGAAACCAACCAGCCTGTGAAGTGGAATCTGATTGCTGTGGATTCTGTCCCCTCTGGACTTCAGAAGCAGTGGCTTTTGGGCTAACCTGCATAGGTTCAACCAACGTCATGAAAGATGGTGGCTCAAACATTTCCGATTGATCAGACTGCTGTCTCTCAGGTGCAGCTTTTGAATTGTTCAAGTTTGGCTTTCCTGCTTCCGTTAATGCCAGCAAACCAGTTGATGACAAGGTTTCAGCATCAATAACTGCCGGTGCATCAGATTGCATTGAGAGAACTGCATAATGGATTAtgaaagaaaaggtaaaaaacaaagttttacTCAAAAATAGTCATTAAGTATTTTAGCTTTAGTGCTTCATGCAGATAACGCAAACTAAGGACTAACCCAAAGAGATGGATCCGCTTTTGACTTTTGACAAGGAAAATACATTCCTACAAAGGATGAGGATGAGAAAATGGATGACGCCAAACCAACAGATTAATATAATTGGTGGAAAACACGAGACAAGATCTAGGCACGCATCTTTGTAAGCATGAAAGATCTAGACAATAGCACACAGGCATAATAGCCAGTATGTATGTGTCTTTCATGTCTATTAGTTTATGTAAAAGAACTCTTCCATTCTAATAAACTATGCTACAATATTTGCTACATGCGATCTTTTCACCTAATAGTATGAACCGCAATTTGTGTCCTGAGAAATTAGATGCAGATTAAGGACTTTCACTCCTGTCAGATTAGATATGGAAAAACAGTTCCAGAGACGAAGGTAATTATTGTGTTTGAATCTCGGATCTTTAATCTCTAACTAcagcaaagaaagaaaaggaaagaccAAAAAAGGGAACAACTTAGTTGGGATGTCATTGCTCCATTTCGATGTCTTATATGTCAGtctttcaaaaaagaaaaaaagaaaaattcttgaATCAACACATAACTTCTCTTTAACACTGCATCATATTACCTCGTTTCATTGACTAGCCCTGGCATATTACAATAGCCATACTAGAGAATGGATCAAAACAGTACAGatgctttttattaaaaacaataaagtaTACCTGAAACAGAGCCCCAGTTGCCTTCCAAACTGTCACACCGGCTACCTGAGTCAACAGAAGCATCAACTCTGGATGAACCAtgtttaaacaaattatttgtTTGATCTTGAACAGGCACAACACTGATTCCAGGCACTTCCTTGCAAGGCTCTCCATCAGGATTATCTTCGGAATCAGGTTCAGCAGTTAAAGGAGATGTATACTTCCTGGCAAGGTCTTCTGCAGCCTTCACTAATAGTCCAGCATCCTGTGCATGATGAGACTCGGTAGATGTATCAACAGATTTGTTATATTCTTCATTGAGTTTGATATTAACATTGATTTCATCTTCTTTTGTGTCTCTCTGGGCACCTAGTAGTGGGCTTATATCTCTGCACTTTGTACCACTTGATTTGTTCACAGGCCTATCAAGCACCATGTCTGAAGACTCGGAAATAATTGGACTTTCAAAATGATTGGTAGCAGATTTAGGCAATGAAGTATCAGCTACAATTGGGCTTTCCTTATATTGAGCATGAAGCACATGACCTTGTACATTTTCTCCAAGTTCATTGGCAGCATTGCTCTTATCAGCACCATCATGCTCAAATAAGTCCTCTGATAGCTTGTCTTCAGATTGCAAGATGTCATCAGGTTGAAGATCtttcaatataatttcaatagCATCTTCTCCAGTAGCTCGTATAACCTTTCCATCCGAAGCTACATGATGATTTGGACTATCTATTACGTTAATTACACTAACTGTTTCACTGATTGCAGACCCAAAGGATACCTCCCTCTGATTCTCATTAGACGGGCCCATTAAACTACCTTCTGGTAAGCTTTTCTGTGCATAATTTTTACCAGCATCATCAGTTCCATGCACTTCAGAAAAATGAATCATATGACTCTCATTCTCCTTAGTTTTCATAGCATTCATAGATGGAACAATTTCATCCTGTGTTTGATAACTTTCAACTGTGAGCTTCACTGTAGAAACATCAGTATAATCTTCAGCATGCATTTCTTTAGATGTAGGCTCACTGTTGAGACTCTCCATCCCCATGCTACTACCTATAACATCTATATTCAGAGAGATGACCTCACTTTTTTCACTCAATTGGCTtatgttatgaaatttattttccttcGTAACTCTGTCATTTATGTCATCTCCCTCATATTTCAATGACTCAGATGAGTGTAGGAAAGGATTTTGGTATGCCACACCTTTGTGATCTTTAAAGTCTTCATACGCACTCTGAGAATGTGCTCCATCATCAGGTTTATCATTGCATGTCGGAAGCAGATCAACATTAGCATTTCCTTCTCCATTTGCGGGCAAAATCTTGTCATCATTGGAAGTAGCAAACTGCACCACATATGCAGACTCTACCTGAGAATCATCTGTGATTACAGTTGAGTTTAACTTTAGAGGAAGGCTATCTGGGGACAACAAAGAAACGGACTCAGCTTCATTCTTTTCCTCCAGATTAACAGCTTCATCTCCTACTTGATGATCCACGGAAACCTCATCACTAACTACTATTTTAGACACTTCTTCACTCATTTTACCAACACTATCAGATGGTTCCACAATTTCAACAGTGTCTCTGTTGTAATTACTCACAGCACCATTCTTTTCCTCCACACGAACAGCGCCATCACCCGCTTGATGCTCCTCACGAACTACATCACTGACTATCATATTAGACAATGCTTCACATGTTTCACCGACAATGTAAGCAGATGATTCCTCAATTTCAACCACATCTCCAGCAGAATTAATCTCATTCTTTCCTTCCAAATTAGTCTTCTTTGTAGCAGACATCAAACTGCAATCTGTCACATTCTCAACAGCATAGATATTCTTTACTGACAATATGTCAGGCATGGCTTCAGCTTTGCCGGGAGGTGAATCACTGGAAAAACCAAGAAAAACTTCACTGTCCACAGTAGCAGATTCTTCAGTCCTCAGGTCTGCAGTGGAACCTGATAATGGGTCCACGATAGGGCCTGACAATTGACCTTGCAACCCCACTGTGTTTCCCACTCCAAAACTTTCATTTTGTAGAATATTAGGATTTTGAGTTTGGCTGTCATTAGTTGACTTGTCAATTAACGGACTCATATCTGCAGCTGAAAAACAGACCATCAGACATGATAGAACCACAGAAAAAACAAATCACTCAGTAAGAGAGAAATTGTATGAAAAAATGCCTACTCAATACTGGAGGATATCAATTTCGGAAAATAATGTAGTTGTGTGTGCATCAATACACTTGTGCTAACCGGGATATGTGCATCAATATCTTTTCAAAAGTTTGAAAATCCAAAAACTGATTTTCTTGATTGAAAGTATgtaataaagtttgaaaaaaatagttacatatatataaaaattgcaAAATAGAAAGGTACAGAAGACATTCCGGATTGAGATATATGGGTATTTACTCAGAAATTGTCTAAGATccataaaaaatcaaaacattcaaTTGTTCCcccttttaatataattttacaagattaattaacttaaaaggTATACCCAAGGTAAAAGCTTCACTGCTGCAATTACCTCATATTCATAAGAAAATATTCATTTACATTCAACATAGATCGGCAGTATTATCATATAAACTCATAATTTCTATGAAACTGTAGAGAATAAATCACAATCTTAAAATATCATAACATCTTGATAGACTAAGAACTGGTAGATTCCACCAACACACACACGTAATCTTTTAGTGCCAACCCTTTCCCTAAAAAATTTAGTGCCTAAATTTATAACAGTaacaaattaattcaaaattctgACACTCATAAAAGGTTAGCTATCGTTGAACAATTGAATGCAGGAGGAATTGTGCACTTTTAGTTGCATCATGTCAGTATGGACGCTCATATGCAAAAGTCATGTGAACATATTTTTCCTAATCATGAAATAATCAGGCACGAATATTTTACCGTACCACATGCCAAAACACGGTACATAAAGTAAAACCTAGTCAAGTTAATATAAGGAAATGTTATGTAAAACCTATCTTCGCACCATTCAAATCTTTGTCTTTAGAAATTCCTGAAAATTTGGGTCCTTTAATGTCTACCATTTCCATATCAGCTCCTGCGTCCAAACTATCTTGCAACCGTTCCTTAATATCTGGATTTGATCCACTGTCCGAAAAGTCTGCAACTGCATCTGAAAACACCTCATCTTCCGATCTAATAAACTTCTCTCCGTTTCCTGCACTACCCTTCTCATTGTTGCCTGTCTCCAAGGAATTTGAGACTGACAAAAccaaacctaataaaataataacaaattaacaaaCGATCTATTTTGGAATGTATGATAATTCGAAGGCCGTAAAAAGTCCGGATTAGTTAGATTTACTTCATTTCCTGAGTTTCTCACTATCAAACCTAAAatactacaaaaaagaaggaaaCTCACCTGGTGTTTTGTGAT contains:
- the LOC108327251 gene encoding uncharacterized protein LOC108327251 isoform X2, which codes for MDNQDQRRIETAGHDSHAVHLCHKCGWPFPNPHPSAKHRRAHKKICGTIEGYKLSVSEGQHNLNGSDDEHVSDDDHKTPGLVLSVSNSLETGNNEKGSAGNGEKFIRSEDEVFSDAVADFSDSGSNPDIKERLQDSLDAGADMEMVDIKGPKFSGISKDKDLNDMSPLIDKSTNDSQTQNPNILQNESFGVGNTVGLQGQLSGPIVDPLSGSTADLRTEESATVDSEVFLGFSSDSPPGKAEAMPDILSVKNIYAVENVTDCSLMSATKKTNLEGKNEINSAGDVVEIEESSAYIVGETCEALSNMIVSDVVREEHQAGDGAVRVEEKNGAVSNYNRDTVEIVEPSDSVGKMSEEVSKIVVSDEVSVDHQVGDEAVNLEEKNEAESVSLLSPDSLPLKLNSTVITDDSQVESAYVVQFATSNDDKILPANGEGNANVDLLPTCNDKPDDGAHSQSAYEDFKDHKGVAYQNPFLHSSESLKYEGDDINDRVTKENKFHNISQLSEKSEVISLNIDVIGSSMGMESLNSEPTSKEMHAEDYTDVSTVKLTVESYQTQDEIVPSMNAMKTKENESHMIHFSEVHGTDDAGKNYAQKSLPEGSLMGPSNENQREVSFGSAISETVSVINVIDSPNHHVASDGKVIRATGEDAIEIILKDLQPDDILQSEDKLSEDLFEHDGADKSNAANELGENVQGHVLHAQYKESPIVADTSLPKSATNHFESPIISESSDMVLDRPVNKSSGTKCRDISPLLGAQRDTKEDEINVNIKLNEEYNKSVDTSTESHHAQDAGLLVKAAEDLARKYTSPLTAEPDSEDNPDGEPCKEVPGISVVPVQDQTNNLFKHGSSRVDASVDSGSRCDSLEGNWGSVSVLSMQSDAPAVIDAETLSSTGLLALTEAGKPNLNNSKAAPERQQSDQSEMFEPPSFMTLVEPMQVSPKATASEVQRGQNPQQSDSTSQAGWFPTINQVVGESQERKRNEEIIAKVTNWSTSKEHTPLKSLLGEAAHSNKPKSPKSVENSGAEKTSKVSEKNGSGLTTVNSILGPESPAAQVVKGEVAKEWNSPARYPADIKREKRKVKSRPYWIQLVCCTSVGPQRR
- the LOC108327251 gene encoding uncharacterized protein LOC108327251 isoform X1, whose product is MDNQDQRRIETAGHDSHAVHLCHKCGWPFPNPHPSAKHRRAHKKICGTIEGYKLSVSEGQHNLNGSDDEHVSDDDHKTPGLVLSVSNSLETGNNEKGSAGNGEKFIRSEDEVFSDAVADFSDSGSNPDIKERLQDSLDAGADMEMVDIKGPKFSGISKDKDLNAADMSPLIDKSTNDSQTQNPNILQNESFGVGNTVGLQGQLSGPIVDPLSGSTADLRTEESATVDSEVFLGFSSDSPPGKAEAMPDILSVKNIYAVENVTDCSLMSATKKTNLEGKNEINSAGDVVEIEESSAYIVGETCEALSNMIVSDVVREEHQAGDGAVRVEEKNGAVSNYNRDTVEIVEPSDSVGKMSEEVSKIVVSDEVSVDHQVGDEAVNLEEKNEAESVSLLSPDSLPLKLNSTVITDDSQVESAYVVQFATSNDDKILPANGEGNANVDLLPTCNDKPDDGAHSQSAYEDFKDHKGVAYQNPFLHSSESLKYEGDDINDRVTKENKFHNISQLSEKSEVISLNIDVIGSSMGMESLNSEPTSKEMHAEDYTDVSTVKLTVESYQTQDEIVPSMNAMKTKENESHMIHFSEVHGTDDAGKNYAQKSLPEGSLMGPSNENQREVSFGSAISETVSVINVIDSPNHHVASDGKVIRATGEDAIEIILKDLQPDDILQSEDKLSEDLFEHDGADKSNAANELGENVQGHVLHAQYKESPIVADTSLPKSATNHFESPIISESSDMVLDRPVNKSSGTKCRDISPLLGAQRDTKEDEINVNIKLNEEYNKSVDTSTESHHAQDAGLLVKAAEDLARKYTSPLTAEPDSEDNPDGEPCKEVPGISVVPVQDQTNNLFKHGSSRVDASVDSGSRCDSLEGNWGSVSVLSMQSDAPAVIDAETLSSTGLLALTEAGKPNLNNSKAAPERQQSDQSEMFEPPSFMTLVEPMQVSPKATASEVQRGQNPQQSDSTSQAGWFPTINQVVGESQERKRNEEIIAKVTNWSTSKEHTPLKSLLGEAAHSNKPKSPKSVENSGAEKTSKVSEKNGSGLTTVNSILGPESPAAQVVKGEVAKEWNSPARYPADIKREKRKVKSRPYWIQLVCCTSVGPQRR